Genomic DNA from Anaerobranca californiensis DSM 14826:
AGAAAAAGGAAAAAAAAACAATCCTAAAATGAAAGAAAAGGATAACTTAGTCTCAATGGCTGAAAAATTATTTGGTCAAGATTTAGTTGAAGTGAAAGATTAAAAATAAGGAGGTTTTGCAATGTTTGGTGGAAATATGCAAAAAGCAATGAAACAAATGCAAAAAATGCAAGCTGACATGGCAAAAATGCAAGAAGAATTAAAAGAAAGGTTATTTGAAGGTACAGCAGGTGGTGGCGTTGTAAAGGTAGTGGTAAGTGGTCACAAAGAAGTGAAAGAAGTTTCAATTAGCCCAGATGTAGTTGATCCAGAAGATGTAGAAATGTTACAAGACCTAATAGTGGCAGCAACTAATGAAGCTTTAAGAATAGCAGATAAAACAATGGAACAAGAACTTAAAAAGATTGCCGGTGGAATGAAGTTGCCACCAGGTTTATTCTAATGGTTCAGTCTAAATATCTCAATGACCTTATAGAAGCCTTTCAACTTTTGCCAGGGATTGGGAAAAAAAGTGCTCAAAGGCTTGCTTTCCATGTTTTAAAAATGCCTAAAGAGGATATACAAAGATTTACCCAGGCACTTGTACAGGCGAAAGAAAAAATAACGGAATGTACATTATGTGGTAATCTTTCTGATGATACTTTATGTAGTATTTGCTCTAATCCTAAAAGAAATCCTAAAGTTATCTGTGTAGTTCAAGAACCTAAAGATGTAACAATAATGGAGCGTATAGGGGATTATAATGGATACTATCATGTACTAAAAGGTTGTATTTCACCTATGGAAGGTATTGGTCCAGAGGAATTAAATATTAAGTCATTGTTAGAGCGATTAAGAGATGGTGAAGTACAAGAAGTGATTATTGCAACAAATCCTAACATTGAAGGGGAAGCCACTGCCATGTATTTATCTAAAATTATCAAACCATTAAATATAAAAGTAACTAGGATTGCCCACGGATTACCGGTGGGAGGAGATTTAGAGTATGCCGACGAAGTTACACTGGCAAGGGCCCTTCAAGGTAGAATAGAAATTTAGTTACAAATTATCGATAGAAAAAATAAAGTTTTTGCATGAAACGTGGTTTATTAGGTTAAAGGAAAGCCTTGTAAGCCATGTTTTTTATTTAGAATGCTGAGTTTATTTGAAATTATAAATTTGGAGGGGCTTGATAATAAATATGGAAAAAAAATTACCACAATTTTGGAGTTTTAATAGGATTAAAGATGATTCTTTGATTAAAACAGAAAATATTGTATGGCAAGGACCTTTTTCCTGGATTGGGTATGAGCGAACTAATAAAATGAAATCTGTTCCTAATATTGCTGGGGTTTATCTTATGACATTCCAATATCATGATGGTTACATTTTACGTTCCGTTGGTGTAACAAATTCTATGAAAAGACGGTTTTTAGAACATGAACGTGAATATAAGAAAGGAAATTATACTATACTTGATGTTGAATATGCTAAGATTGGAATAAGAAAAGAAATATGGCACGGTTGGCAATATGCAAAAGTTCATAGAAGTCAATTTTTTGAATTTGAGGATAAGATTTTGAAGTTTATAGAAAAAGAATTGGCAGCTTACAGAATTTTTGTTGCTGAGATTAGTGACAAAAGAAAGAGAGAAAGGCTTGAGGCAGCAATATTAATAAATATTTATGCTTCAAAAGATTTATGGGCTGATTTAGTTGATGGAGGGATGAATATCAGGAGCAGATATAACTATGAAGTTCCAATTGAAATAAGAAATATCTGTCAGCAAAAAATATATGGGCTTCCTGAGATAGTAGAAATATAGTATTGTCACTATATATTATATATTGATGAGAGATTACAAAAAATGTTGCAAGCCAAGAGAATGGAAAGATTTTGCATGTCATGTTATAACAAAATTTAAAATTATATCAAAAGGGGAACTATATGGAAAAAATAATATTGGCATATGGCCTTTTTATCAATATTATTGGTTTTTTAAAAATGTATTCTGATAAGAGAAGAGCAATAAAGGGAAAGTGGAGAATAAAAGAAAATAAATTGTTTTTAATTGCAATTATAGGCGGTAGTTTAGGAATATATATAGGTATGAAGGTTTGGAGGCACAAAACAAGGGATGTTTTATTCAAACATGGTATACCTTTATTAATTGTAGTACAACTAATTTTATTTGTTATCTTAAGTTTAAATACTTAAAGGTGATAGGTTTTACAAAAAACATTTTTTCTCCCTGTATGAAACAAGAAATTGTTGGCAATAATAGTATACATCAGATAAATTGCGGGGGTGGGAAAAATGTTAGATAAGATTACAAATATATTAATTAAAATTAAAAACTATTTTGAAAATGAACAACCTATAATTTCAGAGCAATCTAAAAGTATTATGGAACTAGTGGAAGAAGCAAAAAGAGAATGGTTGGCAGCAAAAGAATATTTTGAAAATGTATCAGATCCAGATTTAATAGACTATGCTATACATTCAATAAAAGCTACTGAAAAGAGGTATAACTATTTATTAAAAAAAGTAAAGCAAATGAACTTAGAAGAAATAAAATAAGTAGTCATTATTTCATTTTCGCTGAATAGATATAAGCATATCTAGATTTCAGCGGAGGGAAGATATATGAATCTGAAAAAGTTATTACTACAGTCCCTAGGGGGAATTACTTTATTACTAATGTTGCATTTTTTCGGAAAAAATATTGGACTTTATTTACCAATCAATTTAGTTACATTAGTGACTGCAGGCATTTTGGGATTGCCTGGTATAATACTTTTAGTAATTTTAGGAAAAATATTATTATAAAAACAATTAAAGGGTTAATAACCCTTTTTTTCTTGACCGTAAGTTTCTACTCTGTTATACTTTAATTGTATTACTGTTATAATTTTAAAGGACCACTTTATCACTATAAAGTAAAGACTGTTTAATATAAATGAATAGTATCTGTAGTATAACAGTTTTTGTTTTGCGATAGTGTTCTATTACATAAGGAGGATAATATGTTCCGTTTTGTTGAAGCGTATGTTGGAGAGTATGCCAGTGGAAAGAGTGAAAATGCAATTAATAGGGCTATTGAAATTAAAAGGATAACAAATGAAAAAGTGACATTAGTTGATTTAGATACAGTTGAACCTTTTTATACCCTCAGATCATTAAAGAAAAAACTGAAAGAACAATATGATATAGATGTGGTTACATGGGAGACCAGTGAAACCATGGGTTTAGGGGAAGCTGGTTCTATTATTAAACCGGAGATGAGATGGGTATTAAGAAGAGAAGGAAATATAGTATTAGATATTGGTTATGGTGTCCATGGTGCAAAAATCTTAAATTTAATTGAGGGTGCCAATGAAAGTGAAGAACTAAAGATTTTTGCAGTTATAAACACTTGTCGTCCAATTACTGGAACAGTACAAGATATTGTTGAATATGTTCAATCATTAGGTAGAA
This window encodes:
- a CDS encoding YbaB/EbfC family nucleoid-associated protein; this translates as MFGGNMQKAMKQMQKMQADMAKMQEELKERLFEGTAGGGVVKVVVSGHKEVKEVSISPDVVDPEDVEMLQDLIVAATNEALRIADKTMEQELKKIAGGMKLPPGLF
- the recR gene encoding recombination mediator RecR; translation: MVQSKYLNDLIEAFQLLPGIGKKSAQRLAFHVLKMPKEDIQRFTQALVQAKEKITECTLCGNLSDDTLCSICSNPKRNPKVICVVQEPKDVTIMERIGDYNGYYHVLKGCISPMEGIGPEELNIKSLLERLRDGEVQEVIIATNPNIEGEATAMYLSKIIKPLNIKVTRIAHGLPVGGDLEYADEVTLARALQGRIEI
- a CDS encoding DUF1294 domain-containing protein is translated as MEKIILAYGLFINIIGFLKMYSDKRRAIKGKWRIKENKLFLIAIIGGSLGIYIGMKVWRHKTRDVLFKHGIPLLIVVQLILFVILSLNT
- a CDS encoding DUF2508 family protein, with protein sequence MLDKITNILIKIKNYFENEQPIISEQSKSIMELVEEAKREWLAAKEYFENVSDPDLIDYAIHSIKATEKRYNYLLKKVKQMNLEEIK
- a CDS encoding pro-sigmaK processing inhibitor BofA family protein; translated protein: MNLKKLLLQSLGGITLLLMLHFFGKNIGLYLPINLVTLVTAGILGLPGIILLVILGKILL